A stretch of Hypomesus transpacificus isolate Combined female chromosome 7, fHypTra1, whole genome shotgun sequence DNA encodes these proteins:
- the ankrd34bb gene encoding ankyrin repeat domain 34Bb isoform X2, which yields MRYLLESGADPNIQDKTGKTALMHACLERAGAEVVTLLLGSGADPSLEDHSGSSALVHAVNAGDKEALRVLLEACKAKGKEVIIITTDKLPSGRQMTKQYLNVPPPPDLEERLHYTPASCCMSPSDIQLRTPPQGASGSASPQPGSPLLGLRDPQDCGPANSQPESPTREPSPLRGQGLGRLLHLQRLHLEPWLKSPPSLLQHSQSSSLMEGLQDIPLEEGLLDIPLEEGLSSLGFQGRPPTRQHSSDTTGPKRGLEQAGSEAGGAWGRKGLGRKMSYDSASAPHCSSHPSLEPHSSSHPSLEPKDPAAPLDRDSCLPHLALSSLRNVVRRRNFGMDHYSSDSQLPQFGSYPPEDSARMCGAGGGQEKRKLVGSRSSTLSGSRESLERRGPGALERRGSGALLLDHISHTRPGYLPPLNPHAPIPDIGASPTAPGPLGGSNKTLSSGPKPLVPCTPLLPCAPLVPCTPLLPCAPLLPCAPLLPCAPLLPKELKARRTLLRRHSMQTEQIQQLVNFEEVFGH from the coding sequence AGGGCGGGAGCAGAGGTGGTGACTCTGCTGCTGGGCAGCGGAGCTGACCCCAGCCTGGAGGACCACTCCGGCTCCTCAGCCCTTGTCCACGCCGTCAACGCCGGAGACAAGGAGGCGCTGCGGGTCCTGCTGGAGGCCTGCAAGGCCAAGGGCAAGGAGgtgatcatcatcaccaccgacAAGCTCCCCTCCGGACGCCAGATGACCAAGCAGTACCTCaacgtcccccctcccccagacctgGAGGAGCGCCTGCACTACACGCCAGCCTCCTGCTGCATGTCGCCCTCAGACATCCAGCTCCGCACGCCTCCCCAAGGGGCATCAGGCAGTGCCTCACCCCAGCCTGGCAGCCCTCTGCTGGGCCTCAGAGACCCGCAGGACTGCGGTCCCGCCAACTCCCAACCAGAGTCTCCGACCCGCGAGCCAAGTCCGCTGCGAGGTCAGGGCTTGGGCCGGCTGCTCCATCTCCAGCGTCTGCACTTGGAGCCCTGGCTGAAGAGCCCCCCGTCCCTGCTACAGCACAGCCAGTCCTCCTCGCTGATGGAGGGGCTGCAAGACatccctctggaggaggggctgcTAGACATCCCTCTGGAGGAAGGGCTCAGCAGCCTGGGCTTCCAGGGGCGCCCCCCCACCCGTCAGCACAGCAGCGACACCACAGGCCCGAAGCGAGGCCTGGAGCAGGCAGGCAGCGAGGCCGGTGGAGCCTGGGGGAGAAAAGGACTGGGCAGGAAGATGTCTTACGACAGCGCCTCCGCACCTCACTGCTCCTCACACCCCAGCCTGGAGCCTCACTCTTCCTCACATCCCAGCCTGGAGCCCAAGGACCCTGCCGCGCCGCTGGACAGAGACTCCTGCTTGCCTCACCTGGCGCTGTCCAGCCTGAGGAATGTGGTCCGGCGCCGCAACTTTGGCATGGACCACTACAGCTCTGACTCGCAGCTGCCCCAGTTTGGCAGCTACCCCCCGGAGGACAGCGCCAGGATGTGTGGAGCCGGCGGGGGGCAAGAGAAGCGCAAGCTGGTGGGGAGCCGGTCCTCCACTCTGTCGGGCTCCAGGGAGTCCCTAGAGAGGAGGGGCCCTGGGGCACTGGAGCGCCGGGGATCAGGGGCCCTGCTCCTGGATCACATCTCCCACACCCGCCCGGGGTACCTGCCCCCGCTCAACCCCCACGCACCCATTCCCGACATCGGGGCCAGCCCCACCGCCCCGGGGCCCCTGGGCGGGAGCAACAAGACGCTTAGCAGCGGGCCAAAGCCCCTGGTACCCTgcacccccctgctgccctgcgcCCCCCTGGTACCCTgcacccccctgctgccctgcgcccccctgctgccctgcgcccccctgctgccctgcgcCCCCCTGCTGCCCAAGGAGCTGAAGGCCAGGAGGACCCTGCTCAGGCGTCACTCCATGCAGACCGAGCAGATTCAACAGCTGGTCAACTTTGAGGAGGTCTTTGGGCACTAA